The sequence GGCTTTTACCGACGCGATCCGGAGGGGGGGCTCTCTTAATACCTAGACCGCCTTCACAGCCTGCCGTGCTTGTCCGGCGCCCGGACCTCGGCGTGACGAAAGCAAGTAACTTGGTGATCGTTTACCATCCGGGCAAAGCCAGCAAGTGCTCTATTGGAGGGCAGTTAGCGGCACAACCTTTTCCGCTGTCGGCTTAATGTCTCGCCCCGGTTGCCCAATCCGCTCGACAGCATCCGCCTTGTGTTGTGGGCTGGGGTGGGCATACCGCTGCACCATCGAGAGGTTCGCCCAGCCTCCAAGCTCTCTGACCGTCTCGAGATCCGTCCCGGCCATCACCAAGCGCGACGCAAAGGTATGCCGCAGGCAATGGGGCGTCACGTCCACGATCCCGAGGCGATGGCACAGCCGCGTGAAGCTGGACGCCATCTCCCGCACCCGGCGCCCATTACGGTGCCGAAAGACGAAATCCTCGGGTCCGGCCCCCTCCGCCAACCGGCTCAGGGCGTCGTGCAAGACGGTATTGATCGGGACGGTCCGGCGCTTTCCGGACTTGGCATGGGCCGATTGGACCGTGAGGACACGACGCGCCAAATCCACATCGGCCCACCGCAACGTCAACGCCTCGGATGCGACCCGGAGCCCAGCATAGAGGCCGGTCAGAATCACGGTCCGCAAAGGTTCCTTCGCTGCCGCTAACAGTGTGGCCTCCTCGTCCGGCGTCACAATCCGCTCTTTGCCCCGCGGCTCCGGAAAGAAGCGGACTTTCGCGACGGGATTCTCGCTAGCATATATCCCCCACGTTTTACACTGGTTAATGAGCGCCTTGAGCGTCCCCAGTTCTCGATTCGCGGCGACCTTCGCATCCTGGCCG comes from Candidatus Methylomirabilota bacterium and encodes:
- a CDS encoding site-specific integrase, which produces GQDAKVAANRELGTLKALINQCKTWGIYASENPVAKVRFFPEPRGKERIVTPDEEATLLAAAKEPLRTVILTGLYAGLRVASEALTLRWADVDLARRVLTVQSAHAKSGKRRTVPINTVLHDALSRLAEGAGPEDFVFRHRNGRRVREMASSFTRLCHRLGIVDVTPHCLRHTFASRLVMAGTDLETVRELGGWANLSMVQRYAHPSPQHKADAVERIGQPGRDIKPTAEKVVPLTALQ